A portion of the uncultured Draconibacterium sp. genome contains these proteins:
- the trpB gene encoding tryptophan synthase subunit beta: MTDYFKQYPNKEGFYKEYGGSFIPPDLQKEMDKITDAYHSISKSHNFISELRSIRKHFQGRPTPVYYCQNLSAKYGGRIYLKREDLNHSGAHKLNHCMGEALLAKHLGKKKLIAETGAGQHGVALATAAAYFGLECEIHMGEVDIAKEHPNVVRMKILGAEVVPVSHGLKTLKEAVDSAFEAYLKDPINTIYCIGSVVGPHPFPMMVRDFQRVVGIEAQEQFYEMTGENPDHVVACVGGGSNAMGMFSGFLDIEETELHGVEPGGVGTKLGDHASTITYGKPGVIHGFKCYTLQDEKGEPAPVYSVASGLDYPGVGPEHSMLKDMGKVNYGVADDAETIDAFYELSRLEGIIPALESAHAVAYSLKLAKENQQQSILINLSGRGDKDIDFVVDKYGLPEDNE, translated from the coding sequence ATGACTGATTATTTCAAGCAATACCCTAACAAAGAGGGATTCTATAAGGAATATGGTGGTTCGTTTATTCCACCCGATTTGCAAAAAGAGATGGACAAAATTACCGATGCATACCACAGCATCAGCAAATCGCACAATTTTATTTCTGAACTTCGCAGCATTCGCAAACACTTTCAGGGCAGGCCAACTCCGGTGTATTACTGCCAGAATTTGTCGGCAAAATACGGTGGCCGCATTTACCTGAAACGCGAAGACCTGAACCATTCGGGAGCGCACAAACTCAACCACTGTATGGGCGAGGCTTTATTGGCCAAACACCTGGGCAAAAAGAAACTGATTGCCGAAACAGGCGCCGGACAACACGGTGTGGCTTTGGCAACTGCAGCAGCTTATTTTGGGTTGGAGTGCGAAATTCACATGGGAGAAGTTGACATTGCCAAAGAACACCCGAATGTGGTTCGTATGAAAATTCTGGGAGCTGAAGTTGTTCCTGTTTCTCACGGATTAAAAACACTTAAAGAAGCTGTTGATTCGGCTTTCGAAGCTTACCTAAAAGATCCGATAAATACCATTTACTGTATTGGTTCAGTGGTTGGTCCACACCCATTCCCGATGATGGTACGCGATTTCCAGCGCGTTGTTGGAATTGAAGCACAAGAGCAATTCTACGAAATGACCGGCGAAAATCCCGATCATGTTGTAGCTTGTGTTGGTGGCGGAAGTAACGCTATGGGAATGTTCTCGGGTTTCCTTGATATTGAAGAAACCGAATTGCACGGTGTTGAGCCGGGTGGCGTTGGAACCAAACTGGGCGACCATGCCAGTACAATTACTTACGGAAAACCTGGCGTTATCCACGGCTTTAAATGCTACACTTTGCAGGATGAAAAAGGCGAGCCGGCTCCGGTTTATTCGGTGGCCAGCGGATTGGATTATCCGGGTGTTGGACCAGAGCACAGTATGTTAAAAGATATGGGCAAAGTGAACTACGGTGTTGCCGACGATGCAGAAACCATCGACGCTTTTTACGAGTTAAGTCGTTTGGAGGGAATTATACCGGCACTGGAAAGTGCACACGCTGTGGCCTACAGTTTGAAGTTGGCCAAAGAAAACCAGCAACAATCCATCCTCATTAACCTAAGTGGCCGTGGCGATAAAGACATCGACTTTGTGGTTGATAAATATGGTTTACCTGAAGACAACGAATAG
- a CDS encoding AMP-binding protein — MQRDKIDSFSSFISESVKNYANNKALGFIDGEYLTYGEMGQKISAVQAFLEKLDIGEGDKVIIYSQNMPNWGVIYFALQCSGIVAVPVLPDFSPVELENVIKHSESKAMFISSNLQYKLKEVDASTLDIVVKIDDLSVLRAVNESVTFDEEARSDKAYIPKENELAVLIYTSGTTGNSKGVMLSQKNILVNVVQSAAVQEIKPHFHFLSVLPLSHTYENTIGFLLAIYKGASVTYLHKPPTASVLLPALKKIRPEIMLTVPMIIEKVYKSSILPAINKKAITRLMHRFKPTRKLVHRLAGKKLMETFGGRLEFFGIGGAKLDGKVERFLRDAKFPYAIGYGLTETSPLLAGSNPTTTRFRAIGPKVINCEVKIHDPNPETGEGEIWAKGPNVMLGYYKNPEETKQVLTKDGWFKTGDLGVFDKDGWLSHKGRLKNMIVGANGENIYPEEIESIINNFRHVVESVVVQKKGKLVALVHFNREELEQKVKEMRSELGDKMEEISHQVDEKIEELSVELKQYINSRVNKFSKIQDFISHPTPFIKTATQKIKRYLYH; from the coding sequence ATGCAGAGAGATAAAATCGACAGCTTTTCCTCCTTTATTTCCGAATCAGTAAAAAACTATGCCAACAACAAGGCACTTGGTTTTATTGATGGTGAATACCTGACCTATGGCGAAATGGGCCAGAAAATTTCCGCGGTTCAGGCATTTTTGGAAAAGCTTGATATTGGCGAAGGAGACAAGGTGATTATTTACAGTCAGAACATGCCCAACTGGGGAGTTATTTATTTTGCCTTGCAGTGCTCGGGTATTGTTGCGGTTCCTGTTCTTCCTGATTTTAGTCCGGTTGAGTTGGAGAATGTGATCAAACATTCCGAGTCGAAAGCCATGTTTATCTCTTCAAATCTTCAGTATAAACTAAAAGAGGTTGACGCATCAACGCTGGATATTGTAGTTAAAATAGACGATCTCTCGGTGTTAAGAGCTGTAAACGAATCGGTGACTTTTGATGAAGAAGCACGTTCCGATAAAGCTTATATTCCTAAAGAAAACGAGCTGGCGGTTTTAATTTACACATCCGGCACAACCGGAAACTCGAAAGGTGTAATGTTGTCGCAAAAAAATATTTTAGTGAATGTTGTTCAGTCGGCAGCCGTTCAGGAAATAAAACCTCATTTTCATTTTTTATCCGTGTTGCCACTTTCGCACACTTACGAAAATACGATTGGCTTTTTACTGGCCATTTACAAAGGTGCCAGTGTAACTTACTTGCATAAACCGCCAACGGCAAGTGTACTTTTACCAGCCTTAAAGAAAATACGCCCTGAGATTATGCTCACGGTTCCAATGATTATTGAAAAAGTATACAAAAGCAGCATTTTGCCGGCTATCAATAAAAAAGCGATTACGCGTTTAATGCACCGGTTTAAACCAACACGCAAACTTGTTCATCGTTTGGCAGGGAAAAAACTGATGGAAACTTTTGGTGGCCGTCTTGAGTTTTTTGGCATTGGCGGTGCAAAGCTCGATGGCAAAGTGGAACGTTTTCTGCGCGATGCAAAATTTCCGTATGCCATTGGCTACGGGTTAACCGAAACTTCGCCACTTTTAGCAGGATCGAATCCAACAACCACACGTTTCAGAGCCATTGGTCCAAAAGTGATTAATTGCGAAGTAAAAATCCATGATCCAAATCCGGAAACGGGAGAAGGTGAAATCTGGGCAAAAGGGCCGAACGTTATGTTGGGCTACTACAAAAATCCGGAAGAAACGAAACAAGTATTAACCAAAGACGGCTGGTTTAAAACCGGCGACCTGGGAGTTTTTGACAAAGACGGCTGGTTAAGCCACAAAGGCCGATTGAAAAATATGATTGTTGGTGCCAATGGCGAAAATATATATCCTGAAGAGATTGAATCCATCATCAACAATTTCAGGCATGTGGTAGAGTCGGTAGTCGTTCAGAAAAAAGGAAAACTGGTGGCGTTGGTTCATTTTAACAGAGAAGAGCTGGAGCAAAAAGTGAAAGAAATGCGTTCTGAGTTAGGCGATAAAATGGAGGAAATATCTCACCAGGTAGATGAAAAAATTGAGGAGCTAAGCGTTGAGTTAAAACAATATATCAATTCGCGGGTTAACAAGTTTTCCAAAATTCAGGATTTCATTTCTCATCCTACGCCTTTTATAAAAACGGCTACACAAAAAATTAAACGTTATCTGTATCATTAA
- a CDS encoding SGNH/GDSL hydrolase family protein — translation MKLRLNLILLTLLISFSAFAQNHETKWWNPAENSFDVIDGQGWNEGLESPYDRLPAKAENTVRDAVWNLSKHTAGLKIRFCTNASEIKIKYQVGGNLDMPHMPATGVSGLDLYAKNADGEWMWCRGHYSFGDTITYEFRNITPNDQYHKMGREYHLYLPLYNSVKWMKIGVSDDALFEPIPLRKEKPIVVYGTSIAQGGCASRPGMAWTSILERKMDNPLINLAFSGNGRLENEVAELISEIDAKVYILDCLPNLTLGEKYSEDNVYQKLMNTVKILRTKSSAPILLVEHAGYGFESSNKAQKESTDKLNAAQAKAFADLMTAGYTNISVLTQKELNLDFDSYVDGVHPTDRGMEQYALAYEKKLREFLNEPKGSISTTIPITQSREPGNYNWEARHNKLLEMNKNTPPKICFFGNSITHYWGGKPDDPRKNGPDSWNKYLGDLSVQNFGYGWDRVENVLWRIYHEELDGFQAEQIIFMLGTNNLHLNTDEEIIAGLQLVYQAVKTRQPHARILILGIYPRRDNEERVANLNLKIAQLAGEVKLDYSDVGTVLLQDNGKIDETLFSDGLHPNAEGYNKVAPKIRELLLLQ, via the coding sequence ATGAAACTCAGATTAAACCTCATCCTCCTCACATTATTAATTTCATTCTCTGCCTTTGCGCAAAACCATGAAACAAAATGGTGGAATCCCGCAGAAAACAGTTTTGATGTTATCGACGGACAAGGCTGGAACGAAGGGCTTGAATCACCTTACGACCGACTACCCGCAAAAGCTGAAAACACTGTTCGCGATGCGGTTTGGAATCTTTCGAAACATACAGCCGGATTAAAGATCCGCTTTTGCACCAATGCTTCAGAAATTAAAATTAAGTATCAGGTTGGCGGAAATCTGGATATGCCACACATGCCAGCAACTGGAGTGAGTGGATTGGATTTATATGCAAAAAATGCCGACGGAGAATGGATGTGGTGTCGCGGACATTATTCGTTTGGAGATACCATTACATACGAATTCCGAAATATCACTCCTAACGATCAATACCACAAAATGGGGAGAGAATATCACCTCTATCTGCCACTTTACAACTCGGTAAAATGGATGAAAATTGGTGTTTCCGATGATGCGCTTTTTGAACCGATTCCATTACGCAAGGAAAAACCTATTGTAGTTTACGGAACTTCTATAGCACAAGGAGGCTGTGCTTCTCGCCCAGGCATGGCATGGACTTCGATCTTAGAACGAAAAATGGATAATCCGCTAATCAATCTTGCATTTTCAGGAAACGGTAGACTAGAGAATGAAGTTGCAGAATTAATTAGCGAGATTGATGCCAAAGTATATATTTTGGATTGTCTGCCAAACCTTACGTTGGGTGAAAAATATTCGGAAGATAATGTTTACCAAAAGCTAATGAATACCGTAAAAATATTGCGCACAAAATCGTCGGCACCTATTTTGTTGGTTGAGCATGCAGGTTACGGTTTTGAGAGCAGTAACAAAGCCCAAAAAGAAAGTACCGATAAATTAAATGCAGCGCAGGCAAAAGCGTTTGCCGATTTGATGACAGCAGGCTACACAAATATTTCCGTTTTAACTCAGAAGGAGTTGAATCTCGATTTCGACAGTTATGTTGATGGAGTACATCCAACCGACCGTGGAATGGAACAATATGCGCTGGCTTACGAAAAGAAACTTCGTGAGTTTTTGAATGAGCCAAAAGGATCGATTTCCACTACAATTCCAATTACTCAGTCGCGCGAGCCGGGCAATTACAACTGGGAAGCCCGTCATAACAAGCTGCTGGAGATGAATAAAAACACACCTCCAAAAATATGTTTCTTTGGCAATTCCATTACACACTACTGGGGCGGCAAACCTGATGATCCACGGAAAAACGGGCCGGATTCATGGAATAAATACCTGGGCGATCTTTCTGTTCAGAACTTTGGTTATGGCTGGGACCGTGTTGAAAATGTGCTTTGGCGTATTTACCACGAAGAACTGGATGGTTTTCAGGCGGAACAGATCATTTTTATGCTGGGAACCAATAACCTTCATTTAAATACCGACGAAGAAATTATTGCCGGACTGCAGCTCGTTTATCAGGCAGTAAAAACCCGTCAACCACATGCCCGCATTTTAATTCTGGGTATTTATCCGCGTAGAGACAATGAAGAAAGAGTTGCGAACCTTAATTTAAAAATTGCGCAACTAGCCGGTGAAGTGAAACTTGATTACTCAGATGTGGGAACTGTTCTTCTTCAGGATAACGGAAAGATTGATGAAACACTATTTTCCGACGGGCTGCATCCCAATGCTGAAGGGTATAACAAGGTTGCACCAAAAATCAGGGAGTTACTTCTTCTTCAATAG
- a CDS encoding S-adenosylmethionine:tRNA ribosyltransferase-isomerase: MNRYKDIKISDYTYNLPDERIAKYPLTERDKSKLLIRQNGTIKQDFFENCANYLPEDAQLVFNNTRVIHARLFFYKETGAKIEIFCLEPVEPADYQVAFQETEEVTWKCMVGNSKKWKEGFLSQTFEIDGKVIELTAAKIAQEGNSFHIRFVWNGGVHFSEIIEHIGQLPIPPYLNRDTEESDEESYQTVYAKIDGSVAAPTAGLHFTDPVIAQLANKNISTNEITLHVGAGTFQPVKSETIEGHTMHHEQVIIPIDILRSFLENPKNIIAVGTTSVRSLESLYWIGLQLEEKRFDPFHPEVKQWEPYENEATISLEKALQNIIYFLAENGEKAIRFSTQIIILPGYDFKLISGMFTNFHQPQSTLLLLISAFLGNKWKEVYDYALANDFRFLSYGDSNLYLK, from the coding sequence TTGAACAGATACAAAGACATAAAGATTAGCGATTACACTTACAATCTGCCTGACGAGCGAATTGCCAAATACCCGCTTACTGAGCGCGACAAATCGAAATTGCTTATCAGGCAGAACGGCACTATTAAACAGGATTTTTTTGAAAACTGCGCCAATTACCTTCCGGAAGATGCGCAGCTGGTTTTTAACAACACGCGTGTTATTCATGCCCGTTTGTTTTTTTACAAGGAGACCGGTGCCAAAATTGAGATCTTTTGTCTGGAGCCTGTAGAACCGGCCGATTACCAGGTAGCATTTCAGGAAACCGAAGAAGTAACCTGGAAATGTATGGTTGGCAACTCAAAAAAATGGAAAGAAGGTTTTCTGAGCCAGACTTTCGAAATCGATGGAAAAGTCATTGAACTTACAGCAGCTAAAATTGCACAGGAAGGAAACTCTTTCCATATCCGTTTTGTGTGGAATGGCGGCGTACACTTCTCAGAAATTATTGAGCACATTGGGCAGTTACCAATCCCTCCATACCTGAACCGAGACACCGAAGAAAGCGACGAGGAAAGCTACCAAACCGTTTACGCAAAAATCGATGGTTCAGTAGCAGCACCAACAGCCGGTTTGCATTTTACCGATCCTGTGATTGCGCAGCTGGCCAACAAAAACATTTCAACCAACGAAATTACCCTGCACGTGGGAGCCGGTACTTTCCAACCCGTAAAATCGGAAACTATAGAAGGGCACACCATGCACCACGAACAGGTGATTATCCCCATAGATATTCTTCGTTCTTTCCTGGAAAATCCTAAAAACATTATTGCGGTGGGAACCACTTCTGTACGATCACTGGAAAGTTTGTATTGGATTGGGCTACAACTGGAAGAAAAACGTTTCGATCCGTTTCATCCTGAAGTTAAACAATGGGAACCGTACGAAAACGAAGCTACGATTTCACTCGAAAAAGCCTTGCAGAACATCATTTATTTTCTGGCAGAAAACGGAGAAAAAGCAATTCGTTTTTCCACACAGATTATTATTCTGCCAGGTTACGATTTTAAACTGATCAGCGGCATGTTTACCAATTTTCATCAGCCACAAAGTACGCTATTACTCTTGATCAGCGCATTTTTAGGAAATAAATGGAAAGAAGTATACGATTATGCATTGGCTAACGACTTCCGTTTTTTAAGTTATGGCGACAGCAACCTTTACCTAAAATAA
- a CDS encoding DUF2027 domain-containing protein, translating into MIKVGDKVKFLNDVGGGVVTGFVNKNTVNVEGDDGFEVPCLIKELVNVSAPELNISSNTPAQQETPAQVQLEPEYIEEKGEIINGKNAAEFYFCFVPTNPKNPLSGEIELYLVNDSNYKVLFNYSYIKSDEVEAVKQGTVRSNSREKIDALVQEDFSDLPDFGFQLIYFRETESEWNAPMVKKFRVNPVKFYKESTFRENSYFKKNALVLKITSDAFQTELDKLTQDDFKKVVKAKETEVAQKRKERKRNAEEVVIDLHITELLDESEGLSNREMLDIQMDTVESEMNLAIKNHTKRIVFIHGVGQGVLKQEVTNLLKRKFKKYYFQDASFKEYGYGATMVILRR; encoded by the coding sequence ATGATAAAAGTAGGTGATAAGGTTAAGTTTTTAAACGATGTTGGAGGTGGAGTAGTAACCGGTTTTGTTAACAAGAACACGGTAAATGTTGAAGGCGATGATGGGTTTGAAGTACCTTGTCTGATTAAGGAACTGGTGAATGTGAGTGCCCCGGAATTAAATATTAGCAGTAATACTCCGGCACAACAGGAAACGCCTGCACAAGTACAGCTTGAACCTGAGTATATTGAGGAAAAAGGAGAGATAATTAATGGTAAAAATGCAGCAGAATTTTATTTCTGTTTTGTACCTACGAATCCAAAAAATCCGCTGTCGGGAGAAATCGAATTATATTTGGTTAACGACAGCAATTATAAGGTGCTTTTCAATTATTCTTATATAAAATCCGATGAAGTTGAGGCCGTAAAACAAGGCACGGTTCGTTCCAATTCAAGAGAAAAGATTGATGCATTGGTTCAGGAGGATTTTAGCGATCTGCCGGATTTTGGATTTCAGTTGATTTATTTCCGTGAAACAGAAAGCGAGTGGAATGCGCCGATGGTGAAGAAGTTCAGGGTAAATCCTGTGAAGTTTTACAAAGAATCTACTTTCCGCGAGAATTCATATTTCAAAAAGAATGCATTGGTGTTGAAAATTACATCTGATGCTTTTCAGACAGAGTTGGACAAACTAACGCAGGATGATTTCAAGAAAGTTGTAAAGGCCAAAGAAACTGAGGTGGCACAAAAACGAAAAGAACGCAAACGCAATGCCGAAGAGGTGGTGATCGATTTGCATATTACTGAATTGCTCGACGAATCGGAAGGTTTGAGTAACCGCGAAATGCTGGATATACAAATGGATACTGTTGAATCGGAAATGAATCTGGCCATTAAAAACCACACAAAACGAATTGTATTTATTCACGGCGTTGGACAGGGCGTACTAAAACAGGAAGTGACTAATCTGCTGAAACGCAAATTCAAAAAATATTATTTCCAGGATGCGTCGTTTAAGGAGTATGGCTATGGAGCAACGATGGTTATTCTGAGGAGGTAG
- a CDS encoding sulfur transferase domain-containing protein: MKTFTLVLFCCAIFLFNAPQADASSLQKKEVPEVEELDNAPNLFKSENMFFSGQPNLETFEWLKDQGVDLVINLRTEGENEDFAEEAFNEEEMVAKLKMKYVSLPVSGYDGYTPENLEKFAEAMNSKYKKVLIHCGSAGRVTNFMMAYMVEYKGYKLADAIEFGEQIKFSFPLENLLKEEIDWQLK; this comes from the coding sequence ATGAAAACGTTTACTCTAGTGCTATTTTGTTGTGCAATATTTCTTTTCAATGCACCTCAGGCAGATGCTTCAAGTCTTCAGAAAAAAGAAGTTCCTGAGGTTGAAGAACTCGATAATGCGCCCAACCTGTTTAAAAGCGAGAATATGTTTTTTAGTGGTCAGCCCAATCTCGAAACTTTTGAATGGCTGAAAGATCAAGGTGTTGATTTGGTTATCAATCTTCGCACAGAAGGTGAAAACGAGGATTTTGCAGAAGAAGCCTTTAACGAGGAAGAAATGGTTGCCAAGCTAAAAATGAAATACGTTTCGTTGCCGGTTTCAGGATATGATGGGTACACGCCCGAAAACCTGGAGAAATTCGCTGAGGCCATGAATAGCAAATACAAGAAGGTACTAATTCATTGTGGAAGTGCCGGCAGGGTAACTAATTTTATGATGGCTTACATGGTTGAATACAAAGGTTACAAACTGGCTGATGCCATTGAATTTGGTGAGCAGATAAAATTCTCGTTTCCACTGGAGAATTTGCTAAAAGAAGAAATTGACTGGCAATTAAAATAA
- a CDS encoding NAD-dependent epimerase, whose translation MKVLVTGTAGFIGFHLANKLLEQGVEVVGIDNINDYYSTELKYARLAEAGISREAENWHKKVVSTKNPAYSFVRMNLEDSEQIDQLFETEKFDMVCNLAAQAGVRYSIENPRAYIDSNIVGFINILEACRHNNIQHLVYASSSSVYGNSKKMPLSVDDTVNNPVSLYAATKKSNELMAHTYSHLFGIPTTGLRFFTVYGPWGRPDMAYFSFTKNILTGDAIKIFNHGDLYRDFTYIDDIVEGIIKILNGPPSRESGAPYKVHNIGNSSPVKLMEFIETIEKALGQEAVKEYHDMQPGDVYKTYADVSALEKDFGYSPDTTLAEGIGEFVKWYKEFYK comes from the coding sequence ATGAAAGTTTTAGTAACAGGCACAGCAGGATTTATCGGGTTTCACCTTGCCAATAAATTATTGGAGCAAGGAGTTGAAGTTGTAGGTATCGACAATATCAACGACTACTATTCTACCGAGCTGAAATATGCCCGTTTGGCTGAAGCAGGAATTTCCAGAGAGGCTGAGAACTGGCATAAAAAAGTTGTTAGCACAAAAAATCCAGCCTATTCGTTTGTTCGAATGAACCTGGAAGACAGCGAACAGATCGATCAGCTTTTCGAAACTGAGAAGTTCGATATGGTTTGTAACCTGGCCGCACAGGCCGGCGTGCGTTACAGTATTGAAAATCCGCGCGCTTATATCGACAGCAATATTGTTGGTTTCATCAATATTCTTGAAGCATGTCGCCACAATAACATTCAGCATTTGGTTTACGCCAGCTCGTCGAGTGTGTATGGCAACAGTAAAAAAATGCCGTTGTCGGTTGACGACACGGTGAATAACCCGGTGAGTTTATATGCAGCCACCAAAAAAAGCAACGAGTTGATGGCACATACCTACAGTCATTTGTTTGGTATCCCAACAACAGGGCTACGCTTTTTCACGGTTTACGGACCGTGGGGACGACCTGATATGGCGTATTTCTCGTTCACGAAAAATATATTGACCGGAGATGCGATTAAGATATTTAACCATGGTGATCTGTACCGCGATTTTACTTACATCGACGATATTGTTGAGGGAATCATTAAAATACTGAACGGACCACCATCGAGAGAATCAGGAGCTCCTTACAAGGTGCATAACATTGGAAACTCCAGTCCGGTTAAACTGATGGAATTTATCGAAACCATTGAAAAAGCACTGGGACAGGAAGCCGTTAAGGAATACCACGATATGCAACCCGGCGATGTATACAAAACCTACGCCGATGTTAGTGCACTTGAAAAAGACTTTGGCTACTCGCCCGATACGACGCTGGCAGAAGGAATTGGCGAGTTTGTAAAATGGTACAAAGAGTTTTATAAATAG
- the cysN gene encoding sulfate adenylyltransferase subunit CysN, with protein sequence MTTKKLNIQEFLDQDQKKDLLRLLTAGSVDDGKSTLIGRLMADSKMLYEDQLEALHRDSKRIGHAGEEIDYALLLDGLKAEREQGITIDVAYRYFSTAKRKFIIADTPGHEQYTRNMITGGSTANLAIILIDARHGVITQTKRHTYLANLLGIKHVVVAINKMDLADYKQERFEEIKADYKAFVTQLDVPDVNFIPLSALKGDNVVEKGDNMDWYHGPCLLEFLENVHVSSDRNFDDLRYPVQYVLRPDIKFRGFSTSVASGIIKKGDEVMVLPSMKKSKVEKIVTYDGEKEYAFPPESVTVTLEDEIDISRGDMLVHPDNLPRVERQFEAMLVWMDENQMNLSTQFYIKQANNNTKARIDEIKYKVDVNTLEKSNIEKFKLNEIGRVVITTTKPLFFDPYKKNKQTGSFILIDPVTHNTVAVGMIIDKLGSNNLPSRITDVDKEKIAKGEALIKPEEYVQKYNQKGETIWITGLHGSGKNELAFSLEKKLFDNGATVVLIDGSSVRSGLSRELDFSPADRAENLRRVAHICKILNDQGIIAIASFISRNESLRDQVAEIIGKDRFHMFYMDADLEYCKNNKPELYELLEQGKTSGLPGVDLEYEAPTNAKLVFNPEKNEENLDAILDYLAMNKVFPNH encoded by the coding sequence ATGACTACAAAAAAATTAAATATACAAGAGTTTCTGGATCAGGACCAGAAAAAAGACCTTTTACGCTTACTGACTGCAGGATCGGTTGACGATGGCAAATCAACGCTTATCGGTCGTCTGATGGCTGACAGTAAAATGCTTTATGAGGATCAGCTGGAGGCTTTGCACCGCGACAGTAAACGTATTGGCCATGCCGGCGAAGAAATTGACTACGCATTGTTGCTCGACGGTTTGAAAGCCGAACGTGAGCAGGGAATTACCATTGATGTGGCTTACCGTTATTTCTCAACTGCCAAGCGTAAATTTATCATCGCCGATACTCCGGGACACGAGCAATATACCCGTAACATGATTACCGGTGGATCAACTGCCAACCTGGCTATTATTCTTATCGATGCGCGCCACGGTGTAATTACCCAGACCAAGCGCCACACTTATCTGGCCAACCTTTTGGGAATTAAACACGTTGTGGTAGCCATTAACAAAATGGATTTAGCAGATTACAAACAGGAACGTTTCGAGGAAATTAAAGCCGATTACAAAGCTTTTGTTACCCAACTTGACGTTCCGGATGTAAACTTCATCCCACTGTCGGCTTTGAAAGGCGACAACGTGGTAGAAAAAGGCGACAACATGGATTGGTATCACGGTCCTTGTTTGCTGGAGTTTTTGGAGAACGTTCATGTAAGCTCCGACCGTAACTTCGACGACCTGCGTTACCCGGTTCAGTATGTATTGCGCCCAGATATTAAATTCCGTGGTTTCTCAACATCAGTGGCTTCTGGTATCATTAAAAAAGGCGATGAAGTAATGGTACTGCCTTCGATGAAAAAATCGAAAGTGGAGAAAATCGTTACTTACGATGGAGAGAAAGAATATGCGTTCCCTCCGGAATCGGTAACCGTTACACTGGAAGACGAGATCGACATTTCGCGTGGCGATATGTTGGTACACCCGGATAATCTGCCACGTGTTGAGCGTCAGTTCGAGGCAATGCTGGTTTGGATGGATGAGAATCAAATGAATCTTTCTACCCAGTTTTACATCAAACAGGCCAACAACAATACAAAAGCTCGTATTGATGAAATAAAATACAAAGTAGATGTGAATACGCTTGAGAAATCGAACATCGAAAAATTCAAGCTGAACGAAATTGGCCGTGTGGTAATCACCACTACCAAGCCACTTTTCTTCGATCCGTACAAAAAGAATAAACAAACCGGTTCGTTTATTCTGATCGATCCGGTTACTCATAACACCGTTGCGGTGGGTATGATCATTGATAAACTGGGTAGCAATAACCTTCCATCGAGAATTACAGATGTCGACAAGGAAAAAATTGCGAAAGGTGAAGCGCTGATCAAACCGGAAGAATATGTACAGAAATATAACCAGAAAGGTGAAACAATCTGGATTACCGGTCTGCATGGTTCGGGTAAAAACGAGCTGGCATTTAGTCTGGAGAAAAAACTGTTCGACAACGGTGCAACAGTGGTATTGATCGATGGAAGTTCTGTACGCTCAGGATTAAGCCGCGAGCTTGACTTCTCTCCTGCCGACCGTGCTGAGAACCTGCGTCGTGTAGCACATATTTGCAAAATACTGAACGACCAGGGAATTATTGCAATTGCATCGTTTATCTCACGAAATGAATCGTTGCGCGATCAGGTTGCAGAGATTATCGGTAAAGACCGTTTCCATATGTTCTACATGGATGCAGATTTGGAGTATTGCAAAAACAATAAACCTGAATTGTATGAATTGCTTGAACAAGGAAAAACAAGTGGTCTGCCGGGTGTTGATCTGGAATACGAAGCACCTACAAATGCAAAACTGGTTTTCAATCCAGAGAAAAACGAAGAGAATCTGGATGCAATTTTGGATTATTTGGCAATGAATAAAGTATTTCCTAACCACTAG